The region GCGATCGACTGGTCCCGGGCGTCGGTGGACAGCATGCATATCCGGGCGGGCAAAAGGGGGACCTGACCGGCCCCAGCCCGGTGGATCGAGGCAAGCCCGGCTCGAAGATCCACGCGATGAGCGACCGCAGTGGCATCCCGCTGGCCGTGGTCATCTCCGCGGCCAACCGCAACGATCACCGGGAACTTCAGACGGTGATCGATGCGGTTGCGCCGGTCAGAGGGTCTGCCGGACGGCCTCGACGTCGGCCGCGCAAGCTGCACGCCGACAAGGGCTACGACTATCCGGTCTGCCGACACGCGTTGCGTCGGAGAGGAATCATCGCCCGGATCGCTCGCCGGGGTATCGAGTCGACCACCCGGCTGGGACGCCACCGCTACGTCATCGAACGCACCCTGGAGTGGGTTTCCCGGTTCCGTCGGCTGGCTCGCCGCTACGAGCGCAAGGCCGCCCACTACGCGGCATTCGCCAGCCTGGCCTGCGCGGTGATCTGCTACCGCCGCGCCG is a window of Saccharopolyspora erythraea NRRL 2338 DNA encoding:
- a CDS encoding IS5 family transposase (programmed frameshift) gives rise to the protein MEKWCPEPLWLLARSLLPEAPQRHQGGGRRRLDDRAVLAAILYVLQTGCAWSALPTSFGVSCATAHRRFTEWSQADVFTRLHQELLDLLGTAGAIDWSRASVDSMHIRAGKRGTLTGPSPVDRGKPGSKIHAMSDRSGIPLAVVISAANRNDHRELQTVIDAVAPVRGSAGRPRRRPRKLHADKGYDYPVCRHALRRRGIIARIARRGIESTTRLGRHRYVIERTLEWVSRFRRLARRYERKAAHYAAFASLACAVICYRRAAKLDLLTHNNPK